One Plasmodium cynomolgi strain B DNA, chromosome 12, whole genome shotgun sequence genomic region harbors:
- a CDS encoding hypothetical protein (putative), with protein MNCQHDDTLNSNGGGAKSNPFLNSYESLNISKNSSAEEIAEKYLRSKLSLDFKNIGKASYSVSGGANKNFYESRNAAGKSNIGRTANGERGHFNGGSGQTSYRSRANDYSRPEREANTNYDSHFNNASIFSESGNTNSGGAGNLHFNYCPQQNDQSRGYTNSVLLSNNMTNFFSSTNSASPTDFTHLSKFKEEEKSSYYVEDQFLKFDQGTSKALPDEDPNNRVIKMSSIDELLKKYGSSGSGMGRGMGRGSGIDVERTAGSNTHPQRRFGGGVNPIFHRPSRMENSEGTKIKTSLVSKAEGASGSRLGRDSNESHYPNRSVHPNRSHYPNRSFHPNRSHYPSRMSRVGRDTSQGSSSSKKKNLMQRNKDYVQYLSNRNSILKNEVSIRKDLGKKKGVHSKLESTYLRRKTNMDGMRRHGSLFSSVLRGYQSRCNNENELISDMSIFNNSHVEAAQNSSSYRGTMEKGNPNLSRRGDGSGNCFAGGNSGLTDHIGSSAINVSFLKSTYSDSSKLVDLPVNGGASRGVNAPLGGPLSGPLNGPLNGPLNGLTNDSSDLVSLGRRIPAGESLTSSVHMSAMHPSKDTSRHYNELGSKPELYGALYGEGGASAASGACAAGGLVRHTAVRGEQNGEYFPPGDAYHDKGNSGGYEKKLPPTGDYLVRSGEKGPIRNCNQSVRSGSRGESRSGSRSGSRSESRSGNPSGSRSGNPSGSRSGPGADPNRGEFLGYMAPNSVRSDNEKGVKKFLHPLYLSEKKLSSIFNNKVESTNLVSSNVSVYSGGKREGAVPHGSERKSSQYKITHGGMLNLNGGIIHSAEGYHPGVVSKEKKKNMNQVGSIHTYEDYCKYISESINAIPITTKNIDVLLALALYSLTDEINGNTKSSELADQVLIKLLNKFFAKKSGTNDQPNQVNLFTFYNKRIVLEKKDKVESTDENHTGLLPNQSRHFCEDGNYKKKCFFLDENMKIITLVEVLKIAWCLCVLKKNMHYVDLLRILYKEVECMRVSKDLVFCVSYLFTYCNIIHVEECKSELMKHVHLTLEESSSENLCMYLHLLHICSAHDMSFLTNHRKNVDRIVAYFYDRVEHISLYVCTNILCALSNLDIKNGDYPYFFHKTLNYFRSNIKRLTKCVLLVNILWSLCLIEVCCTDFFKDLSEYIISILHFLPLGEFITISCCFSCQKMLIVRNYLNNVRKTGGEGKSAQRYGVIVSNESEREYRTYEPVAAEYYARRKLFPYSFYRRPVCHALVFKILAYGFLQYEQREGGEAIPGEAAPGEALPGETFPGEGASGKALPGEAIPGEPTRDHIDRSGARRKTCRSLSVENSKGGSPGARDFGAHSSRFNSSSICRAGGVGGVGGEPRNEVQKNKYPKKLSEKKKIKEHYNMYEQSNKYEFVLNSCERILFENLIEDCCNNFEELKCNHLVELLFTLCTLNLDRSKIVKLVEKKIDCVLFEDNYEKAVKKKKSLHKDLTEEEKKNERNDLIILNYIYSKYVEESSHYLERSDVDKGFLQMVDNVFFCRYIKDELFLRVIKTSKGVERSSTGAFSKLRHILNAATVSRESRESRDTAVSSGHVGNRNSGKEIPPEEGENKSNSHQHGEYSVSGSRGDIQERRHKGGEHLGGNASNQERGITLSGSGLIDGYPPGGNIQMGDKLVERPDEVELRNGGGEYAGEEVDRSERVDRVDRVDRVDRVGDTPRQLSKFKQDLKQTYDAAISYCNKRTNNLGKGTLLSSSGGADMALQNGYPQQNEPFLNNEIYDHIVAKRNIKNIMNRHKEKGMVEKIFSSSCGDGTAAQASNCERAKEKHSFNFYRTFILLLQLSALSLLSFVVLFVYTSLR; from the exons ATGAATTGCCAACACGATGACACATTGAACAGCAACGGTGGTGGTGCAAAGTCCAATCCCTTTCTGAACAGCTACGAAAGTCTGAACATATCGAAGAACAGCTCCGCTGAAGAAAttgcagaaaaatatttgaggAGTAAATTGAGCTTggattttaaaaacattggCAAGGCAAGTTACAGTGTCAGTGGAGGTGCTAACAAGAATTTTTATGAAAGCAGGAATGCAGCGGGGAAGTCCAACATTGGCAGAACGGCGAATGGTGAGAGAGGCCATTTTAACGGTGGGAGTGGCCAGACAAGCTATCGTAGTAGAGCGAATGACTACTCGCGGCCTGAACGGGAGGCGAACACGAACTATGACAGCCATTTCAATAACGCGTCGATTTTTTCCGAGTCAGGAAACACGAACAGCGGCGGTGCCGGCAATCTCCATTTTAACTACTGCCCTCAACAGAATGATCAGAGCCGAGGGTACACAAATTCAGTTTTGCTCTCAAATAACAtgaccaatttttttagctCCACAAACTCGGCTAGTCCAACCGATTTTACACACCTCAGCAAGttcaaagaggaagaaaaaagcagcTACTACGTGGAAGACCAGTTTTTGAAGTTCGACCAGGGTACCTCGAAAGCGCTGCCGGACGAGGATCCCAACAACAGGGTCATTAAGATGAGCAGCATTGACGAGTTGCTTAAGAAGTATGGAAGCAGCGGTAGCGGCATGGGCAGGGGCATGGGCAGGGGCAGCGGCATCGACGTGGAGCGCACTGCAGGCAGTAACACACACCCACAGCGCAGATTTGGAGGAGGAGTCAACCCCATTTTCCATCGCCCAAGCAGGATGGAGAATTCTGAAGGAACCAAAATTAAAACCTCCTTGGTGAGCAAAGCAGAAGGTGCAAGTGGAAGCCGCTTGGGAAGGGACAGCAACGAGAGCCACTACCCCAACAGGAGCGTCCACCCCAACAGGAGCCACTACCCCAACAGGAGCTTCCACCCCAACAGGAGCCACTATCCCAGCCGGATGAGCAGAGTCGGTCGAGACACCTCCCAGggtagcagtagtagtaaaaaaaaaaacttaatgCAAAGAAATAAAGACTATGTACAGTACCTGAGCAACCGAAATAGCATCCTGAAGAACGAGGTATCCATTAGGAAAGACctagggaagaagaaaggagTCCACAGCAAGTTGGAAAGCACGTActtgaggagaaaaacaaatatggaTGGAATGAGACGACACGGATCGCTGTTCAGCTCTGTTCTCAGGGGCTACCAGAGCAGGTGCAACAACGAGAACGAGCTGATTAGCGACATGAGCATTTTTAACAACAGCCATGTTGAGGCTGCTCAGAATAGCAGTAGTTACAGGGGGACGATGGAGAAGGGAAATCCGAACTTGAGCAGGAGAGGTGATGGGTCTGGGAATTGCTTTGCTGGGGGTAATTCGGGGCTCACTGATCATATTGGAAGTAGCGCCATCAACGTGAGTTTCCTCAAATCGACCTACTCCGACTCGAGCAAGCTGGTAGACTTGCCTGTGAACGGGGGCGCAAGTAGGGGCGTGAATGCCCCCCTAGGTGGACCCCTAAGTGGACCCCTAAATGGACCCCTAAATGGACCCCTAAACGGCCTAACAAACGACAGTTCCGATTTGGTCTCGCTCGGGAGGAGAATCCCAGCCGGTGAATCATTAACGAGCAGTGTGCACATGTCAGCGATGCACCCCAGCAAGGACACGTCCAGGCATTACAACGAGTTAGGTAGCAAGCCCGAGCTGTACGGTGCGCTCTATGGCGAGGGCGGCGCAAGTGCTGCAAGTGGTGCATGTGCTGCAGGTGGCCTCGTCAGACACACTGCGGTGAGAggagaacaaaatggggagtaCTTTCCCCCCGGGGATGCATACCATGACAAGGGAAACAGCGGTGGGTATGAAAAGAAGCTACCCCCCACGGGTGACTACTTAGTGAGAAGCGGTGAAAAGGGTCCCATTAGGAACTGCAACCAGAGCGTCCGCAGTGGAAGCCGCGGTGAAAGCCGTAGTGGAAGCCGCAGCGGAAGCCGTAGTGAAAGCCGTAGCGGCAACCCTAGCGGCAGTCGTAGTGGCAACCCTAGCGGCAGCCGTAGTGGCCCCGGGGCGGACCCCAACCGGGGGGAGTTTCTCGGATACATGGCCCCTAACTCGGTGAGATCGGATAACGAGAagggagtgaaaaaattcttgCACCCGTTGTACTTGTCCGAAAAGAAACTAAGTAGCATATTCAATAACAAAGTGGAGAGCACCAATCTGGTCAGCAGTAACGTGAGTGTGTACAGTGGAGGGAAGAGAGAGGGAGCTGTCCCACACGGTAGTGAGAGGAAATCAAGTCAGTACAAAATAACCCACGGGGGCATGCTAAACCTGAACGGGGGAATAATACATTCTGCTGAGGGATATCACCCCGGGGTGGTgtcaaaggaaaaaaaaaaaaacatgaaccAAGTGGGTAGCATACACACTTATGAAGATTACTGCAAGTACATCTCCGAGTCGATCAATGCCATACCCATAACGACAAAAAACATAGATGTGTTGCTTGCCTTGGCATTGTATTCTCTAACTGATGAGATAAATGGGAACACGAAGAGCAGCGAGCTTGCAGACCAGGTCCTCATAAAGCTACTGAACAAGTTTTT TGCAAAAAAGAGCGGGACCAATGACCAGCCCAACCAAGTTAACCTATTCACCTTCTACAACAAACGAATCGTGTTGGAGAAGAAAGACAAAGTGGAGAGCACAGACGAAAATCACACAGGACTCCTCCCGAACCAAAGTCGTCACTTCTGTGAGGATGGAAATTACAAGAAAAAGTGCTTCTTCCTTGATGAAaacatgaaaataataacccTTGTGGAAGTATTAAAAATAGCTTGGTGCTTGTGtgtgttgaaaaaaaatatgcattacGTGGATTTGCTGAGGATCCTATACAAGGAGGTCGAATGCATGAGAGTGTCCAAGGATCTGGTTTTCTGTGTGAGTTACCTTTTTACGTATTGCAATATAATCCACGTGGAAGAATGCAAATCGGAATTGATGAAGCATGTACATCTAACGTTAGAAGAGAGTAGTAGTGAAAACCTGTGCATGTATCTGCACCTCCTTCATATATGCAGTGCACACGACATGAGCTTCTTAACCAACCACAGGAAGAACGTCGATAGAATTGTGGCTTACTTTTACGACAGGGTAGAGCATATAAGCTTGTATGTTTGCACGAACATCCTATGTGCCTTGTCTAATTTggatattaaaaatggagactACCCCTACTTCTTTCACAAAACACTGAACTATTTTCGAAGTAACATTAAGAGACTCACCAAGTGTGTGCTTCTGGTCAACATCCTATGGTCCTTGTGCTTGATAGAGGTATGTTGCACCGATTTTTTCAAAGATCTGAGCGAATACATTATTagcattttgcatttcctaCCCCTGGGAGAGTTCATCACCATCTCGTGTTGCTTCAGCTGTCAGAAAATGCTCATTGTGAGAAATTATCTCAATAATGTCAGGAAgacagggggggaggggaagtcGGCGCAGAGGTACGGGGTCATCGTTTCGAATGAGAGCGAGAGGGAGTACAGGACGTACGAGCCCGTCGCTGCTGAGTACTACGCGCGCAGGAAGCTCTTCCCCTACTCCTTCTACCGCCGACCTGTGTGCCACGCGCTCGTCTTTAAGATCCTCGCGTATGGCTTCCTGCAGTATGAGCAGCGGGAGGGTGGGGAAGCGATTCCAGGTGAGGCGGCCCCAGGAGAGGCGCTCCCCGGTGAGACGTTCCCAGGAGAGGGGGCTTCCGGAAAGGCGCTCCCCGGAGAGGCTATTCCCGGTGAGCCGACTAGAGACCACATCGACCGAAGCGGTGCCAGGAGGAAAACCTGCAGGAGCCTCAGCGTGGAGAACAGCAAGGGCGGCTCCCCCGGCGCGCGCGATTTCGGTGCGCACAGCTCTCGCTTTAACAGCTCCAGCATTTGCAGAGCgggcggtgttggcggtgttggcggaGAACCCCGGAACGAGGTGCAGAAGAACAAGTACCCCAAGAAACtcagcgagaaaaaaaaaataaaagaacacTATAACATGTATGAACAGAGTAACAAGTACGAGTTTGTGTTGAACTCATGCGAGAGGATCCTATTTGAGAATCTAATCGAAGACTGCTGCAACAATTTCGAGGAGCTAAAGTGTAACCACCTGGTCGAGCTGCTCTTCACTCTGTGCACGCTGAACTTGGACAGATCGAAGATCGTTAAGttggttgaaaaaaaaatcgattgCGTCCTTTTTGAGGATAACTATGAAAAAgcagtgaagaagaaaaaaagtttacaTAAGGACCTCAccgaggaggaaaaaaaaaacgaaagaaatGACCTCATCATCCTTAACTACATTTACAGTAAGTATGTAGAGGAGAGTAGTCACTACTTGGAGAGGAGCGACGTCGACAAGGGGTTCCTTCAAATGGTAGACAATGTATTCTTCTGCAGGTATATCAAAGATGAGTTATTTCTACGGGTCATTAAAACGAGCAAAGGGGTAGAGAGAAGCAGCACCGGCGCGTTCTCCAAATTGaggcatattttaaatgcagCAACGGTGAGTAGGGAGAGTCGCGAAAGTAGGGACACTGCGGTTAGTAGCGGGCACGTGGGGAACAGGAACTCGGGGAAGGAAATCCCCcctgaagaaggagaaaataagtCCAACTCGCACCAGCATGGTGAATATAGCGTTAGCGGATCGAGGGGAGACATACAAGAGAGACGGCACAAGGGAGGAGAACACCTCGGGGGGAATGCCTCCAACCAGGAGAGGGGCATTACTCTGAGTGGAAGTGGACTAATCGATGGGTATCCCCCAGGGGGCAACATCCAGATGGGGGACAAGCTGGTGGAGCGCCCCGATGAGGTAGAGCTACGGAATGGAGGAGGTGAGTACGCAGGTGAGGAGGTGGACCGATCTGAGCGTGTGGACCGAGTTGACCGTGTGGACCGAGTTGACCGTGTGGGAGACACGCCCAGGCAGCTAAGCAAGTTCAAGCAGGACCTAAAGCAAACGTACGACGCTGCCATTTCCTATTGCAACAAGCGGACCAATAATTTAGGGAAGGGCACTCTCCTGAGCAGCAGTGGGGGTGCAGATATGGCATTACAAAATGGATACCCCCAACAGAACGAACCATTTTTGAATAACGAAATTTACGACCACATAGTTGCaaagagaaatataaaaaatattatgaacagACATAAGGAGAAGGGGATGGtcgagaaaattttttcatcatcatGCGGTGACGGCACTGCTGCCCAAGCCAGCAACTGCGAGCGGGCAAAGGAGAAACACAGCTTCAATTTTTACAGGACGTTTATTCTGCTGCTGCAGCTTTCTGCCCTATCGCTGCTTTCCTTCGTCGTCCTCTTTGTGTACACGTCCCTCAGGTAG